The Streptomyces sp. NBC_01439 genome contains the following window.
TCGGCGACGAACGGCGGAAGGCGGAGTTCTATCCGCGCGTCGACAAGTCCCGGCTGTTCGAGGACGGCTACATCGCGAAGAAGTCGGGACACAGCCGGGGCAGCACCACGGACGTGACGCTGGTGCGGCTGCCGGCACTGCCGGCGCCCCGCCCGCGGCCGGGGCAGGAATCGGTGCCCTGCTACGCGCCCCGGGCGGAGCGGTACCCGGACAACTCGGTGGACATGGGTACGGGTTTCGACTGCTTCGACACGCTGTCGCACACCGACGACCCGCGCGTCCAGGGGGCACAGCGTGCGAACCGGGACCTGCTGAGGTCGACGCTGGCGGCGGAGGGCTTCGTCAACCTGCCCGAGGAATGGTGGCACTTCACGTACAAGCCGGAGCTGTTCCCCGACACCTACTTCGACTTCCCCGTCGCGTACCGGTCGGTGGCCGGACACCGCTCCTGAGGACGCCGTGCCCCGCGGTCCGGCGGGACGTCGTCCACTGCGCAGTGACCGGCCGACCGGTCGCTGCGCGGTGGCCGAATTCCCGCGGCCGCGGGAACGGCACTGCCCGCCGGGATGCAGGGGACCCCGCGGCGACGGACAGTGGAGGCGGGGCCTTCGGCAGACCGGGAGGACCCGCGTGACGGACGACGACCCGACGCCCGACCGGACGGTTTCGCCTTTCATGACGGAGGCGGCCTTCCGGTCCCTGCACGCCGAGCTGTGCCGGCGTACGCCCACCGGCCCCGAGCACCGACGCGGCACCCTCGCCCACCTGACCCCCGCGCGCGTGGCCGCGGCCGCGGCCGACGTGCGGCACGGGCGCACCGTGTCGCTGGCCGCGCCCATCGAGACGCAGCCTGGTCCTGACGATCCGCAGCCCGCGGTCTACCGGCTGACGGCGCCGACCGCGCCGGAGACCGGAACCCCGGGGGTGCACTTCGCCCTGGACCGGTTCGCCATGAACGTGCACGGGGACGCCCACAGCCATCTCGACGCACTGTGTCACGTCGTGTTCGACGGCGAGCTCCACGGTGGCGTCCCGGAGAGCCGGCTGGCGGCCGGCGCCGCCCTCGGGATCACCCTGGACCTGGTGCGCGACGGGATCGTCGGCTCCGGGGTCCTGCTGGACGTCCCGCGGCTGCGCGGGGTCCCCTGGCTGGAGCCCGGGGACTTCGTGGGCGCCGAGGAGCTGACCGCTGCCGAGGAGGCACAGGGCGTCCGGATCGGGCCGGGCGACCTGCTGCTCGTACGGGTCGGGCACCGGCGCCGGCGCCGGGAGAGCGGCGCTTGGGACGCGGCGCACGCCCGGGCGGGCCTGCATCCCGCGTGCATGCGGCTGCTGGCCGAACGGCAGGTCGCCGTCCTCGGCTCGGACGGCAACAACGACACGGCCCCGAGCCCGGTGCCCGGCGTCTCCTTCCCCGTGCACGTCCTGGCCCTGCACGCCCTGGGCATGCACCTGATGGACTACCTGGACCTGGACGCACTGGCCCACGCGTGTGCGGAGCTCGGCCGCTGGCGGTTCCTGTGCACGGTGGCACCGCTGCGGCTGCCGGGGGCCACCGGCTCCCCGGTGAACCCGATCGCCGTCCTGTGACCCGCACCGCCTGGGCCCGGCCGGCGGCCACGGCGTTCCCGGCCACGCCGCGTCCCCGGGTGCCGCACCGGCGGGGGGCGTATACGTTCGAAGGGGGATCCTGCCGCGACGGGCCCGCCGGGGCGGCGGCACCACAGGCCGAGGACGGTGATCCGGTTGAACGACGCTGCGCACTACGACGTCATCGTCATCGGAACGGGCGCGGGCGGTGGCACGCTCGCCCATCGGCTCGCTCCGTCCGGCAAGCGGGTGCTGATCCTCGAGCGGGGCGGCTTCCTCCCCCGCGAACGCGACAACTGGGACTCGACGGCGGTGTTCGTCAAGGGGAAGTACCGCGCGCCCGAGTTCTGGTTCGACCGGCACGGCCGCGAGTTCCCTCCCGAGGTCAACTACTACGTCGGCGGCAACACCAAGTTCTACGGCGCGGCGCTGTTCCGGCTGCGACCGCAGGACTTCGGGGAGCTGCGCCACCACGACGGGATCTCGCCCGCCTGGCCGCTGCGTTACGAGGACCTGGAGCCGTACTACACACAGGCGGAGCACCTGTACCGGGTGCACGGCCGGCACGGCGAGGACCCCTTCGAGGGCCCGGTGAGCGCCCAGTACGCCCACCCGCCGGTGGAACACGAGCCGCGGATCCAGCAGTTGAGCGACGACCTGGAGAAGCAGGGCCTGCACCCCTTCCACCTGCCGATCGGGGTCGATCTGGACCAGGACGCGGCCGGCCGGGCGACCCCGTCCAGCGTCTGCATCCGTTGCAACCGGGTCGACGGCTTCCCGTGCCTGGTGCGCGGCAAGTCCGACGCCCAGGTGATCTGCGTGGAGCCCGCGCTGCAACATCCCGGTGTCGAACTGGTCACCCACGCCCACGTGCTGCGGCTGGAGACCGATCCGACGGGACGCACGGTCAGCGCGGTCGTCGCCCGTCTCGCCGGCGGCGAGGAGGCCCGGTTCTCCGCCGACCTCGTGGTCGTGGCCTGCGGCGCGGTCAACTCGGCCGCGCTGCTGCTCGCTTCGGCGAACGACCGGCATCCGCGGGGCCTCGCGAACGGTTCGGACGTG
Protein-coding sequences here:
- a CDS encoding M15 family metallopeptidase; translated protein: MTRSTSLPPMRARLAVAVTAAAAALVTAGAAAPAGASAPPPGAKAPRAFVALGSVDPTILQDMRYVRPHNFVGEPVDGYRQPVCILTRPAAEALHRAQVRLLRQGYSLKVYDCYRPQRAVDHFVRWAEDLGDERRKAEFYPRVDKSRLFEDGYIAKKSGHSRGSTTDVTLVRLPALPAPRPRPGQESVPCYAPRAERYPDNSVDMGTGFDCFDTLSHTDDPRVQGAQRANRDLLRSTLAAEGFVNLPEEWWHFTYKPELFPDTYFDFPVAYRSVAGHRS
- a CDS encoding cyclase family protein, whose translation is MTEAAFRSLHAELCRRTPTGPEHRRGTLAHLTPARVAAAAADVRHGRTVSLAAPIETQPGPDDPQPAVYRLTAPTAPETGTPGVHFALDRFAMNVHGDAHSHLDALCHVVFDGELHGGVPESRLAAGAALGITLDLVRDGIVGSGVLLDVPRLRGVPWLEPGDFVGAEELTAAEEAQGVRIGPGDLLLVRVGHRRRRRESGAWDAAHARAGLHPACMRLLAERQVAVLGSDGNNDTAPSPVPGVSFPVHVLALHALGMHLMDYLDLDALAHACAELGRWRFLCTVAPLRLPGATGSPVNPIAVL
- a CDS encoding GMC family oxidoreductase — encoded protein: MNDAAHYDVIVIGTGAGGGTLAHRLAPSGKRVLILERGGFLPRERDNWDSTAVFVKGKYRAPEFWFDRHGREFPPEVNYYVGGNTKFYGAALFRLRPQDFGELRHHDGISPAWPLRYEDLEPYYTQAEHLYRVHGRHGEDPFEGPVSAQYAHPPVEHEPRIQQLSDDLEKQGLHPFHLPIGVDLDQDAAGRATPSSVCIRCNRVDGFPCLVRGKSDAQVICVEPALQHPGVELVTHAHVLRLETDPTGRTVSAVVARLAGGEEARFSADLVVVACGAVNSAALLLASANDRHPRGLANGSDVVGRFYMRHNNLALMAVSREPNDTQFQKTLALHDWYLGADDWDYPLGGIQMLGKSDAEQIHGEAPRWAGAVTPNMPFEVMAHHAVDFWLCGEDLPLPDNRVTLDGDGRIHLALDESHNTAGLKRLRHKLQGMLGRLGMHEHHLLDHSLYLHKGMPIGATAHQAGTVRFGTDPASSALDLNCKAHELDNLYVVDTSFFPSIGAVNPSLTAIANALRVGDHLLERMG